A region of Pseudomonas sp. Marseille-Q3773 DNA encodes the following proteins:
- a CDS encoding septal ring lytic transglycosylase RlpA family protein produces MLKRSLSTLALYSLLAGCASHDIDPRGYDQTGTASYYGSRHHGKRTASGEPFNQNGLTAAHRSLPFGTRVLVTNTANQRSVVVRINDRGPHTRGRLIDLSRAAAEKIGMIRSGTARVRVQGLSD; encoded by the coding sequence TTGCTAAAACGATCCCTGAGCACCCTCGCCCTCTATTCCCTGTTGGCCGGCTGCGCCAGCCATGACATCGACCCGCGCGGCTACGACCAGACGGGCACCGCCTCCTACTACGGCTCGCGCCACCACGGCAAACGCACCGCCAGCGGCGAACCGTTCAACCAAAACGGCCTCACTGCCGCCCACCGCAGCCTGCCCTTCGGCACCCGCGTGCTGGTTACCAACACCGCCAACCAGCGCAGCGTGGTAGTGCGTATCAACGATCGTGGGCCGCATACCCGCGGCCGCCTCATCGACCTGTCACGTGCTGCGGCGGAAAAAATCGGCATGATCCGTAGCGGAACCGCGCGGGTGCGAGTACAAGGGCTTAGCGACTGA